AATGGTCCCGATTagtaggaaaaaaaattgtaaaaaaaagaaattagatatAAATAGAGGTTCTCTATATTATCGCTGTGACTATGATGTGGGGGTTACTTTAGTTTGTTAGCCGTGTGAAGGATAAACTAAAGCTATTAAGGAATAGTGGTTATGttggaaaattatataaatggGTGGTTATGTTCGAAAATGATGGATGCATGTATTGTTGCCATTAATTGTTGGATCCAACTTTTATCAATCGGTCACACGggtgttttaataaaatagataggtGATAATAACATCTAAAATCagattatattaattaaatgattttagTTACATAGAGATTATCTTGCAGTAATTATCATCTTTTAGTTTAATTGATTATTCCCCTTAGATAAAGAGCGATTACAATTAATCGGTGTCAACAAAACAGAAGCGGAAGTGTTAAACTTTCTTCTTGGGTTGTGTGTGTTGATTGATCTGCGTGACGACATCACAAAGCGaaacactttctctctctctctctccgcggAATCAAATCGATCAGATACTTATCTTCAAACCCCTTTCCGTGTGGTTCGAGTTAGACCGCCTGAATCGTACGCGACCTGCTCAGAAGAACGCACCAAAGTCTCTTCCTTTCACCCTCCCACACGACAAATCTGAATCCTTTCCGTGTCGGGCCAATGCCATGAGCTACTACGGAAACTCTATATAACCCATCGAATCGCGCAGCCCAGTTTCTCCATTACTGGATCTCGCATTGAATTTTGAGATATAGATTCTAGGGTTTATAGTTTTGCGGAGATGATTGATCATGGGAGCTCGACCTTTGATTACCGGAGCATTAGAGAGGCCGCGTGCAACGCCGGCGCCGGAGCCACCGCAGGTTCAGTTTCGATTCTTTGTTTCcttgtgtgtttgtttggtgggttcttgtgtgttgattttggggtttttttttttgttcagggGCGATTGCAGCGACATTTGTTTGCCCGTTAGATGTGATCAAAACAAGGTTACAGGTTCTTGGTCTCCCTGAAGCTCCAGCCTCTGGAAAGAGAGGTACTTTGCTTTAGAATGTAACTTGTAGATCTTGTGCATGTTTGATCAAGAGTCTCTCTAGGTGCTAACATATCTGCATGTGTTCAGGTAGTGTGATCATTACAAGCCTACAGAATATAGTAAAGAATGAAGGCTTTAGAGGAATGTATAGAGGGCTTTCACCAACCATCATAGCTCTGCTTCCGAATTGGGCTGTAAGCTCTACTTTTTCTCTCTGCTGAGATTTGTTTCTTCAAGAGATTTGTGATGTCTTTCCTTGTAGTTGATGTTCTGGTATCATGTGCAGGTCTACTTCTCAGTGTATGGAAAGCTAAAGGATGTCCTGCAGTCTAGTGGTTAGTTACAAAATCTTGTTGTGCTTACTTTTCAGATGTATCATTTGGTATTTCAGCTGTTTATGTTTTCCTGATAGATGGAACACTTAGTGTTGGAGCCAACATGGTAGCTGCTGCCGGTGCTGGAGCTTCCACATCTATTGCAACTAATCCACTTTGGGTTGTCAAGACAAGGCTAATGGTGAGTTTTGTCCTCTTTCTTTTAGCTTTAGTAGACATTCTTCTCGACTCTTCCCCTTTTCTCAGACGCAAGGGATTAGGCCAGGTGTGGTACCTTACAAAAGCGTAATGTCTGCTTTCAGTAGGATTTGTCAAGAAGAAGGATTCCGAGGGCTGTACAGGTCAGTAGTATTCTTGCATCAAAACTGCAGCCTCTGTGATTTTGTGCACATGTTAACCTTTAAGATGTTTTGAATGCAGTGGCCTTTTGCCTTCTTTGGCTGGAATCAGCCATGTTGCAATCCAGTTTCCAGCTTATGAAAAGATTAAGCAGTACATGGCAAAAATAGGTAAAACATAATTCCTCCACTATATTATTTAGGTCTGGGCATAAAATCcagaacccgaaacccgaaccgaacccgaaccaaaaaacCCGACCCGTTATCCAACCCGTTATCCAAcccgaaacgtaaaaatacccgaacgggttttgtagggtggtacaaaaaatatctgaacccgaagtgttattaaccgaacccgaacgggtaacccgaaaaatccaaaattaatagtcaatataaatattttgaaatatatataagtattccaattattaaattcaatatttgtggtaatattatatataataataaatattaaaattctaataaatgctttaagtacacaattagttgtaaataattattttataatttgctcattgaaataaaaagtctactttCTACAaggcaatacatattgtttacaaatgatgtttgttttcatgcttgatttaacattttattgttattttatcaattttatatgtgatagattaatttttatttaatttagatgtttttctttgtgttttacttcaaaaaatttgttttttactttggttatatccgaaccgagcCGATATAACCTGAatccgtacgatatatgattactttatgggttttatgaaacaatacaattttgaaccgaacccgaagtgttattatccgaacccgacccgtactaaTACCTAGAAGtgtaaacccgaaaaacccgacccgaatgccaacgggtacccgaacgcccaggcctaatATTACTACATAATCAATCCTCATGTTCTGCTAGTTTCTGATCAAAGCTTTGTTAAGTTCTCAGATAATACATCCGTAGAGAATCTGAGTCCTGGGCGTGTTGCTATTGCTTCTTCGATAGCGAAAGTCGTCGCCTCTGTTTTGACTTACCCACATGAggtttctcatctctctctctatatgcCTTACTCTTAGGTTCATAAACTAAATGGGGCTTATGTTGCTACATCCACAGGTGATTAGAGCCAAGCTTCAAGAACAAGGGCAAATTAGAAACTCTGAGAACAAGTATTCAGGAGTCATTGATTGCGTAAAGAAGGTTTTTAGAAGCGAAGGGATCCCTGGAATGTACCGTGGATGTGCTACTAATCTGCTCAGGACAACTCCATCAGCAGTTATTACATTTACAACCTATGAGATGATGCTTAGATTTTTCCGACAAGTTGTTCCACCAGAGACTAATATGTCTGATGATGACGAAAAAAAGAGTTTAGTTAGTCAacgtggaggaggaggagaagaagagaaagattcTGCTTTGAGAGAATCACAAACTCAAGCTAATAAGATCACTTCCCCTATCCCTCTTGGAAGCAAATAAAAGATTTTCTAGACCATGACTCATGGCTACATAGATTTTCTTTACTTCCAAAGTCGATTccaatttaagttatttttgtcCCTTGAGGTGATCAAGCTTGTAACTTTTTTGCTCGTTGTTCTAACAAATGTGTAAAAACATATCAATAAGTACTTTTTGGCCGTTTTGATGATCACACGAATATTTGAAgatcaaatttgtttaagtaTTTGGATGCTTTTGATGGAGTTTTGTGGACCATTACAAGTAATGGAGGCTGAAGAAGTGTTAAAGAAGGAAGAGGATTTGTTACCCTACCACAAGGCAATATGATCTTCTTCAGGTTATAAAGCTTTTAGGACTTGTTGAAGTAGGCATGGGCGTTCGGGTCGGATTTCGGATTTCGGTTTTCTTTTATAACACCTCCTAGGTCCTATTCTCTAGTAAATTTGcaagtacgggtcgggttcggatataacacatcgggttcaagtcggttttgtatcacatcatagaacccataaagtaatcatatatcattcggattcgggttatattggatcggttcggatatacccgaaataaaatctaaaatttaaaagtaaaacataagaaacatatatttatttatatatataattaagtatttaaggtagttatttaaattttaaatacttatcgttagataacatatcaaaataaatatgaaattgaatatttgaagtatatattcatgtttcatataattatattgtatattattttggatattcGGATCGAtttcttcggatatttttttggatttttggattttttcggtttttctggttacccgttcgggttcggttaataacacttcgggttcggatatgttttgtaTCACCTTACAAGACCCATTCggacattttttacattttggaCCGGATACGatcggatttttcggttcgggttcggttcggatttcgggttacgGATATTATGCCCAGGCCTATGTTGAATGAACAATGTGATAACTGATAAAGGCCATGTGTTTCTGGTCAGAGAGATCTCAGATTTGTCTTATAAGCCTTTGAAATCTTGCCTTTTATACCAGTTAAGCATGCAGATTAGTTTCTGGTATTAGACCCAGTGATGAACAGTACAGTTAGGCCTGAGATCAGTAGATACGATTAACATAATTCTAGTTGGTTTTGTtggacttcttttttttttttttttgatcaactggAAATGCATTAATGGAAATAAGATTCTGGACTTCTTCAAAGTAAATTCTACGAGATAACAAATATTTCAGTTTAATAATGTAATCGCCAAGATACTAGGATGATGTGGAACAAGGTATAGAGTATGAGCTCacatgtgtatttttaatatatatttctaattGTTAATCTTAGAATGTTTAAAGACCTCTCTTTCAGTCATATTTTAGatgtaaattaataaatcaatgattctAACAAAGTTTCTCCTAGTGTAAATATTTATAGTGTTTctataaaacaaataagaaacaaatttcATTGTCCCCGCTTTCAACTCATTTCATCGTCCCCTCTTAACTCAAATTTcacttttagtatttttttccaattaaatagaaaatgacgtagggtatgaatggtgaccagggAACGACGAAAAATAAGGCATTCCCCAACGTTCTTAAAAAATATCATCATtcataaagaataaaaaaattttctCATTCCTTACcattttttgtagaaaaataaagaacaaaagtattccttgttaaatttgagaaggaacaaccatttttttttcattcctgCAATTTTATTCCTTTACGTTTTTTTCTATTCGTTTCTCTTATTTTCAGAATGGTCACCAGTCAGACCCGTAGTGTTTcgaaaaaaagaagcaaatggAGTAATCTTAGGAAAGCTAATCAAATTTCTTCATGTGCATGTTTCTTCCAAGCTctgataaaccctaaattttgcTGGCTTTGGTGGTTGTTTCTTTTTATGATATATCTTTAGCTTTGGTCGTTTCTTGTGCAGTTCATTGTCTCTGTCTTCAGTAAGCGTTTGTGAGTTTCAACACATCTACACCAATGGTTGCCACAAGCTAACAATTAGATCGGGAGGAATTTGTCGCAAAGAAGGAGCTTTACACCGGAGATTCTATACTTTTTCTAAAGTCTGCAAAATGTGAAATTACTGTGGGTATTAGGAGAGACGATGAGAGTACCCGATTGTTTTCCGTTGAAACTCTAGCTGAAGTATTGAGAAAAACATttcgaaataaaaaatttgaagttgTATACTACCCAACACATGGGAGCTCAAAATTTGTTGTTAATGAAAATGAGGTTTGAAACTCTATCTTTAGGCTGGAATGGAAATGGAAAATGTTAATCACGAATGAGGAGATGTCGAAATACTCCTTGAGAACGGATGTTCGTGAAGAGAGTATTGTTGGAATACGAGATGAATTATATCGCGATAAGACAATTTAGGTTACATTtcacgtgtatatatataaaagtgtaatCTACTCTTCTATGTAACATGTCTTtcctttttttcatttaataagtacAATGGTATCCAGATGGACCAGATGGACAATTCTAAGAGGGTAAATTCATAAACTCTTGGGAACTTGAAAAAATGGTTGTTCTAGATTTGACTACTACTACTCAAGAATTCACGTTGGTTGGAAGAAAGTTAGAGTTCAGCAAGATACTTGTAGTAAAAGTTAGAGTCATAGTAAATAAGTTAATGAAATCTCTGATGCATTCATTAGTACATGGAGCAATATGAAAATTGTCAACTCTTCCAAGTACTCATCAACAAGAGTTTCCATCTCATCAATGTAGAATACTTGGCCTTGAATAGTAaggtttttttatcattttttaatgTCAAAGTGTAGAATGTTCCCCTTGCCAAGATGAAAGTCTATCTTCCTTTCTCTAAAATTCACAATAGCCCCAATTGTAGCCAAGAAAGGTCTACCAAAGATCAAAGGGTTGTTAGGCTCTTCATCCACATTGATGACCACCTCCCCCACTTTGCTTCTCATTATCGTTAATGAAAACTCTAAAAGGCAACTCTTTACCACTTCTAAGGGTGATTGAATGCATTGTCCCCTTTCGCGACTGCGGACATGGCAATCGCATGCTAAGGTTGCAGCCGAGTGGTGGTTGCGGTCTTACGTATGATTTTTATGACCTTATGAAACCTTCGAATCAAGTTGTGAATAGCATTATCGTAGATCTTCACCAACTCAAGCCTATGTGATATTATGATCTCTGTTTTTCGTTGTGGTTGTTTCTGTTTCCGAAGTTTAATGTAATTGTTGCTTCATTAATATAatcaatcactacaagaaaacacatcgaattccgacggaggttctgacggacaccaaggtcgtcggacatttgtgacggaatactgacaaatttccgaccaaatcccaaaaaattaagtcgtcggaattccgtcggccatttccgacggaattccgacgaaatatggttcgtcggaaaattccgacgacttttcgacgacattccgataaaaaatgtaaccgttgtagtcgtcggaagttcgtcggtatattccgacgaatttccgatgACATTCCGATTAAGAGCAAAgtcatcggaattccgtcggaaaataccgacggaattccgacgaactatgtgaccgttgccgacaaatatatatgaccgttgtatagccgtttgagattggacaattccgacggaattccgacggactgctttacatccgtcggaatttcgtcggaaagtcgtcggaggtccgtaagcaatttcctataaatacaacccctcctcattcaactcattcacacttcattctctcttcattctctttagtcataacaattccgtgaaaatcatgtcttcagaagtttattatcgttcgtggatggataaacctcatttggatccgaacaccaatttgcttacggaagaatacgttcaagggattggagaattcatgaggcttgttcaacagcaaccggatgcaaaaagtggtatgttaagatgtccctgctcttcttgcaataataataaggttataaaagaatttgatgtttggactcatttgtatatgaaagggttttcacgtaattataaagtttggtaccttcatggggaaactggttatgaatatggtagtactagcgaacctcagcctgttagtgaatctcagcctgatattaggttagaagaatctagaacggatatagattatggtgtaggtactgagcagatggtacatgatcattatagaggggaagaaccaaaccccgagtctaggagattttttgacatgttggatgcaggaaaacaacctttgtatcaaaattgtagagatggtcattcagtcttatcatctgcaactagattaatgggtattaagacagactataatttggctgaagaatgtatggatgcgattactgattttgtcaaaggtattctacctgaggataaccttgcaccgggttcatactacgaggttcagaaacttgttgcaggtcttcaactaccgtatgaagtgatagatgtatgtattgacaactgcatgatctactggagagcggatgagacacggaatgtatgcaaattttgtgggaaacctcgttatcaggagacgaggggaagagttccgatcccattcaaaagaatgtggtatttgcctttgacggaaagattgaagaggttgtatcagtgtgagcgcacagcaaaagcaatgagatggcatgcagagcattccacaaatggtgagattagacatccttcagatgcaaag
The window above is part of the Brassica napus cultivar Da-Ae chromosome C3, Da-Ae, whole genome shotgun sequence genome. Proteins encoded here:
- the LOC106361930 gene encoding nicotinamide adenine dinucleotide transporter 2, mitochondrial, producing MIDHGSSTFDYRSIREAACNAGAGATAGAIAATFVCPLDVIKTRLQVLGLPEAPASGKRGSVIITSLQNIVKNEGFRGMYRGLSPTIIALLPNWAVYFSVYGKLKDVLQSSDGTLSVGANMVAAAGAGASTSIATNPLWVVKTRLMTQGIRPGVVPYKSVMSAFSRICQEEGFRGLYSGLLPSLAGISHVAIQFPAYEKIKQYMAKIDNTSVENLSPGRVAIASSIAKVVASVLTYPHEVIRAKLQEQGQIRNSENKYSGVIDCVKKVFRSEGIPGMYRGCATNLLRTTPSAVITFTTYEMMLRFFRQVVPPETNMSDDDEKKSLVSQRGGGGEEEKDSALRESQTQANKITSPIPLGSK